A genomic window from Chlorobium phaeobacteroides DSM 266 includes:
- a CDS encoding DUF6858 family protein: MIQTLLQEKYPIYTLELEKNETSCKTVDDILAHFKQRIDDHPVVCYIGVFDHYAHTASLPDGVIAPGIKAAINILFCFGKEIPNPGVLAVRPRSIGVVELADSFVITFLEAPNPAANEAMEIWTKVLKNL; the protein is encoded by the coding sequence ATGATCCAGACATTACTGCAGGAAAAATACCCTATCTACACGCTTGAGTTGGAGAAAAACGAGACAAGCTGTAAAACCGTAGATGATATTCTGGCTCATTTCAAACAACGGATTGACGATCATCCGGTGGTTTGTTATATCGGTGTATTTGATCATTATGCCCATACAGCATCCCTGCCTGACGGGGTTATAGCTCCAGGCATAAAAGCAGCAATAAATATTCTTTTCTGTTTTGGCAAGGAAATTCCTAATCCGGGAGTGCTTGCCGTAAGGCCTCGATCAATCGGCGTGGTTGAGCTTGCTGATTCTTTTGTGATAACTTTTCTTGAGGCTCCTAATCCTGCCGCCAATGAAGCGATGGAGATCTGGACAAAAGTGCTGAAGAATTTATGA
- the rplT gene encoding 50S ribosomal protein L20, translating into MPKANNAVASRARRKRILKKAKGFWGSRGNILTVVKHAVDKAEQYAYRDRRAKKRTFRSLWIMRINAAARLNGTTYSKMVNAMSKKSIEIDRKTLAEIAVKDPAAFSQIVKAVIE; encoded by the coding sequence ATGCCTAAAGCAAATAATGCAGTAGCCTCACGTGCGCGCCGGAAAAGAATTTTAAAGAAAGCAAAGGGATTCTGGGGTTCACGCGGAAATATTCTTACAGTTGTCAAACACGCCGTAGACAAAGCTGAACAGTACGCCTACCGTGACCGCCGTGCTAAAAAACGGACTTTTCGCTCGCTATGGATCATGCGAATCAATGCGGCTGCAAGGCTCAACGGAACAACCTATTCGAAAATGGTCAATGCCATGAGCAAAAAAAGCATTGAAATCGACCGTAAAACTCTTGCTGAGATTGCCGTAAAAGATCCGGCAGCATTTTCACAGATCGTCAAAGCTGTTATCGAATAA
- the infC gene encoding translation initiation factor IF-3, whose product MKKQKTTTQKPKLSYRINEQIRVPEVRIIFPDGTQQVMKTIDAKRLAEEKNFDLIEVQPNADPPVCKLDNLGKLIYKMDKRDKDLKKKQKTTTLKELRFHPNTDKHDFDFKTAHLEEFLRKGNRVRATIVFLGRSIIYKDRGLELAERLTERLSCVSNRDGDPKFEGKKLFVYFEPDKKKVDAFERIKAKTGVPQQPLAPLPPSEDIEE is encoded by the coding sequence ATGAAGAAACAGAAGACCACGACTCAGAAACCGAAACTTTCCTACAGGATCAATGAACAGATCCGTGTTCCGGAAGTCAGGATTATCTTTCCGGACGGTACGCAGCAGGTCATGAAAACCATTGATGCAAAACGGCTTGCCGAAGAGAAAAACTTTGACCTGATCGAGGTTCAGCCAAATGCTGATCCGCCGGTCTGCAAACTTGATAACCTTGGAAAGCTGATCTATAAAATGGATAAGCGAGACAAGGATCTCAAGAAAAAGCAGAAAACGACAACGCTGAAAGAACTGCGGTTTCATCCCAACACCGACAAGCACGATTTTGATTTCAAGACCGCGCATCTTGAAGAATTTCTGCGCAAGGGAAACAGGGTCAGGGCAACGATTGTTTTTTTAGGCCGTTCAATAATATACAAAGACAGAGGCCTTGAACTTGCCGAACGCCTTACGGAAAGACTCAGTTGCGTCAGCAACCGGGATGGAGACCCTAAGTTTGAAGGAAAAAAACTGTTCGTGTATTTCGAGCCCGACAAAAAAAAGGTGGACGCTTTTGAACGCATAAAAGCCAAAACAGGTGTGCCGCAGCAACCTCTGGCGCCACTGCCTCCATCAGAGGACATCGAAGAATAA
- the rpmI gene encoding 50S ribosomal protein L35, with the protein MPKMKSHRGACKRFKATASGKIKHERMNGSHNLEKKNRKRSRRLHQATILDSAKEKQIRRMILA; encoded by the coding sequence ATGCCTAAAATGAAATCACATCGCGGAGCATGCAAGCGATTCAAAGCTACCGCATCAGGAAAAATCAAACATGAACGAATGAACGGTTCTCATAACCTTGAGAAGAAAAACAGAAAACGTTCACGTCGTCTGCATCAGGCAACCATTCTTGATTCAGCAAAGGAAAAGCAGATCAGACGGATGATTCTTGCATAA
- the thrS gene encoding threonine--tRNA ligase → MSDNQEQKAFIAITLPDGSIRSFPYGSTGLDIALSIGRKLAQDALAITFEGKALELDTPLTESGHMEILTFDSPEGKEIFWHSSSHLMAQAIEELFAGTRFGAGPAIEQGFYYDIASDHRFREEDLRAIELRMIEISKRESQINRREMSREEAIEFFKTVRNDPYKVEILEDTLKNTPVVSLYEQENFTDLCSGPHLHSTSKIKAVQLTNISTSYWRGDSSRESMQRIYGITFPSEKLLKEHTARVEEAKRRDHRKLGAELELFMLSPEIGSGLPVWLPKGAIIRNELETFLKEEQRKRGYLPVYTPHIGNIELYKRSGHYPYYSDSQFPPLTYHDENGKQEQYLLKPMNCPHHHLIYNVKLRSYRDLPIRLAEFGTVYRHEQSGELNGLVRARGFTQDDSHIYCRPDQLVDEICNAIDLTQHVFATLGFSDVQTRLSMHDPLNQEKYGGTPEVWEQAEKDVTEAANRMGINYVIGIGEASFYGPKIDFIVRDAIGRKWQLGTVQVDYVMPERFDLSYIGSDSQKHRPIVIHRAPFGSMERFIGVLIEHTAGNFPLWLAPVQAIIMPLGEEIHAYAKSIHEKLLHSGIRAELDLRNEKIGKKIREAEIGKLPYMIIIGQKELESGQLSLRRHRTGDEGLFTTDSLIDKLKKEIAAKTLIL, encoded by the coding sequence ATGTCAGACAATCAGGAACAAAAGGCTTTCATAGCTATTACCCTGCCCGACGGGAGCATACGCTCTTTCCCTTACGGCAGCACGGGATTGGATATTGCCCTTTCAATCGGGCGCAAGCTGGCACAGGACGCACTTGCGATTACCTTTGAAGGCAAAGCGCTCGAACTCGACACGCCCCTGACCGAAAGCGGGCACATGGAAATACTCACATTCGACAGCCCTGAAGGCAAAGAGATTTTCTGGCACAGTTCGAGCCACCTCATGGCCCAGGCCATCGAAGAGCTCTTTGCAGGCACCAGATTCGGTGCCGGACCGGCCATTGAACAGGGCTTTTACTACGACATCGCTTCCGATCACCGGTTTCGTGAAGAAGATCTTCGCGCCATTGAGCTGCGCATGATCGAAATAAGCAAACGAGAGAGCCAAATCAACCGCCGGGAGATGAGTCGCGAAGAGGCCATCGAGTTTTTCAAAACCGTCAGGAATGATCCCTATAAGGTCGAAATTCTTGAAGATACCCTCAAAAACACTCCGGTTGTCTCTCTGTACGAGCAAGAGAACTTCACCGATCTCTGCAGCGGCCCGCATCTGCATTCGACCTCTAAAATAAAAGCCGTACAACTGACCAATATCTCCACATCGTACTGGCGCGGAGACTCCTCGCGCGAGAGCATGCAGAGGATTTACGGCATCACGTTTCCCTCCGAAAAACTTCTCAAAGAGCATACAGCAAGAGTTGAAGAGGCAAAACGCAGAGACCACCGCAAACTCGGCGCCGAACTTGAGCTATTCATGCTTTCGCCGGAGATAGGCAGCGGACTGCCAGTCTGGCTACCGAAAGGAGCCATCATCCGCAACGAGCTCGAAACCTTTTTGAAAGAAGAGCAGCGCAAACGCGGCTATCTTCCGGTCTATACGCCGCATATCGGCAATATAGAACTCTATAAACGCTCGGGGCATTACCCGTACTACAGTGATTCGCAGTTTCCGCCGCTCACCTATCATGATGAGAATGGAAAACAGGAGCAGTACCTCCTCAAACCCATGAACTGCCCGCATCACCATCTGATATACAACGTCAAACTCCGCAGTTACAGAGACCTGCCCATTCGGCTTGCGGAATTCGGAACGGTCTACCGTCACGAACAGTCGGGCGAGCTGAACGGCCTTGTACGAGCTCGGGGATTTACACAGGACGATTCACATATCTACTGCCGGCCAGACCAGCTTGTTGACGAAATCTGCAATGCCATCGACCTGACACAGCATGTTTTTGCCACACTGGGATTCTCTGACGTGCAGACGCGCCTCTCCATGCATGACCCTCTGAACCAGGAAAAATATGGCGGAACTCCGGAGGTCTGGGAGCAGGCGGAAAAGGATGTAACCGAAGCGGCCAACCGTATGGGAATCAACTATGTTATCGGCATAGGCGAAGCGAGTTTCTACGGCCCTAAAATCGACTTTATTGTCCGTGATGCCATCGGAAGAAAGTGGCAACTCGGCACCGTGCAGGTCGACTACGTCATGCCGGAACGATTCGACCTTTCCTATATTGGCAGTGACAGTCAGAAACACAGGCCGATCGTGATCCACCGGGCGCCATTCGGATCCATGGAACGATTTATCGGCGTCCTCATTGAACATACAGCAGGGAACTTCCCGCTCTGGCTTGCACCTGTTCAGGCCATTATCATGCCGCTTGGTGAAGAGATTCATGCGTATGCAAAAAGCATCCACGAAAAACTTCTGCATTCGGGCATCCGGGCCGAACTTGATCTGAGAAATGAAAAAATCGGCAAAAAAATCAGGGAAGCCGAAATCGGAAAGCTTCCCTACATGATTATTATCGGCCAGAAAGAGCTCGAGAGCGGTCAACTATCGCTCCGGCGCCACCGCACCGGTGACGAAGGTCTTTTCACCACAGACTCGCTGATAGACAAGCTCAAAAAGGAAATAGCGGCAAAAACCCTGATCCTCTAA
- the bchZ gene encoding chlorophyllide a reductase subunit Z has product MGKTVRDESTASAYWAAANTFCSLKDVHVIADAPVGCYNLVGVAVMDYTDAVPYLENFTPTSLTEKEIASCGSSEVVQELIEKLSAPHRQLILISSAESEMIGSDHERMLQMKFPDVRYFSSNSLGENEWQGRDRALRWLFEQFDNRKAAAVEPGTVSIIGPTYGCFNSPSDLAELKRLIAGAGGKLKHVYPFESTLFDISDLKNSDIIVVMYKEFGSELAKLLERPILYAPFGIEETKNFIHSIGDLIGNREQADRFLHLEKQTTLRPIWDLWRGPQAEWFPTVRFGVIAGKTYAEGLETFLAHEMGMQCLFSIDGAKADNTTIREELRQKQPQFLFGRMPDKIYLAETSAATRFIPASFPGPIVRRALGTPFMGHSGTVWLLQEIVNALYDMLFNFLPIQRRTEPTEIPATKVSWSSEAESLLQELVKKAPFISQISFGRELKNRAELLATSQGKNTVTVELLQQMK; this is encoded by the coding sequence ATGGGAAAAACTGTTCGTGACGAATCGACAGCAAGTGCCTACTGGGCCGCAGCAAACACCTTTTGCTCACTGAAAGACGTTCATGTCATCGCAGACGCTCCGGTAGGCTGCTATAACCTGGTCGGCGTAGCCGTAATGGACTATACCGACGCCGTTCCTTACCTTGAAAACTTCACCCCGACGAGTCTTACCGAAAAAGAGATCGCATCATGCGGCAGCTCTGAAGTTGTTCAGGAACTCATTGAAAAGCTCTCGGCCCCGCACAGGCAACTGATTCTCATCTCAAGCGCGGAAAGCGAAATGATCGGCAGCGACCACGAGCGCATGCTTCAGATGAAATTCCCCGATGTTCGTTACTTCTCCTCCAACTCCCTTGGAGAAAACGAATGGCAGGGACGCGACAGGGCGTTACGCTGGCTTTTTGAGCAGTTCGACAACAGAAAAGCTGCTGCAGTCGAACCGGGAACCGTCAGCATCATCGGCCCCACCTACGGCTGCTTCAACAGCCCTTCCGACCTTGCGGAACTGAAACGACTGATAGCCGGTGCAGGAGGAAAACTCAAACATGTCTACCCGTTTGAAAGCACGCTTTTCGATATTTCGGATTTGAAAAATTCCGATATCATCGTTGTCATGTACAAAGAGTTCGGCAGCGAACTGGCAAAACTGCTCGAACGTCCTATCCTCTACGCTCCTTTCGGCATCGAAGAGACAAAAAACTTCATTCACTCGATTGGAGACCTCATCGGAAACCGGGAGCAGGCAGACAGGTTTCTTCACCTGGAGAAACAAACGACGCTTCGACCGATCTGGGATCTCTGGAGAGGGCCCCAGGCAGAGTGGTTTCCGACTGTACGGTTCGGAGTAATCGCAGGCAAAACCTATGCGGAAGGACTTGAAACCTTTCTTGCCCATGAAATGGGCATGCAGTGCCTCTTCAGCATTGACGGAGCCAAAGCCGACAACACAACGATCAGAGAGGAGCTCCGACAAAAACAGCCACAATTTCTTTTTGGCCGTATGCCGGACAAAATCTATCTGGCAGAAACTTCTGCCGCCACACGCTTTATTCCGGCATCGTTCCCCGGCCCGATTGTTCGAAGAGCGCTCGGCACCCCGTTCATGGGACACAGCGGAACGGTCTGGCTCCTTCAGGAGATCGTTAACGCACTTTACGACATGCTCTTCAACTTTCTGCCCATTCAACGACGTACAGAACCGACAGAAATACCCGCAACAAAGGTCTCGTGGAGCAGCGAAGCTGAATCCCTGCTGCAGGAACTGGTAAAAAAAGCCCCCTTCATCAGCCAGATATCCTTTGGAAGAGAGCTGAAAAATCGCGCAGAACTGCTTGCCACAAGCCAGGGAAAAAATACCGTTACCGTCGAACTATTACAGCAGATGAAATGA
- the gcvPB gene encoding aminomethyl-transferring glycine dehydrogenase subunit GcvPB: MREKLIFDLSRNGRKGYSLSKNDLPETSVAAVIPSKFLRTTPAELPEVPESEVVRHFIRLSNLNYHVDKNMYPLGSCTMKYNPKVNDYTCDLPGFSTLHPLQPSETTQGALRLMYELSSMLSEIAGMAAVSLQPAAGAHGELTGILLIKKYHEAQGKMRNKLLVVDSAHGTNPASAAIAGYEIISVRSNADGRTDLEDLKARLQSDVAALMLTNPNTIGLFEKDILAIERMVHENGSLLYMDGANMNALLGITRPGDMGFDVVHYNLHKTFSAPHGGGGPGSGPIGVSARLAGYLPVPVIEKEESATGTSYRLNYDRPESIGRMISFYGNFSVLVRAYTYIRMLGPEGLRRVSENAIINANYLLSLLLERYDLPYPKSVMHEFCLSGDRQKKANGVKTLDMAKRLLDYGFHAPTIYFPLIVSEALMIEPTETETKETLERFAEAMIAIADEAENNPALVKSAPETTPVKRLDEAQASRQLNICCSL, encoded by the coding sequence ATGAGAGAAAAACTGATTTTTGATTTATCCCGAAACGGACGAAAAGGGTACAGCCTTTCTAAAAACGATCTCCCTGAAACATCCGTCGCCGCTGTTATCCCCTCTAAATTTCTCAGAACAACTCCGGCAGAACTCCCGGAAGTGCCTGAAAGTGAAGTGGTTCGGCATTTTATCCGGCTCTCCAATCTGAACTACCATGTCGATAAAAACATGTACCCTCTGGGAAGCTGTACCATGAAATACAATCCCAAGGTTAACGACTACACCTGTGATCTTCCGGGTTTCAGCACGCTCCATCCTCTTCAGCCATCCGAAACCACACAGGGAGCATTGCGGTTGATGTATGAGCTCAGCTCCATGCTCAGCGAAATCGCCGGAATGGCTGCCGTAAGCCTTCAACCGGCAGCAGGGGCTCATGGTGAACTGACCGGTATTCTGCTCATAAAAAAATACCATGAAGCTCAGGGAAAAATGCGCAACAAACTGCTCGTTGTCGATTCAGCGCACGGAACAAACCCGGCCTCGGCAGCAATCGCCGGATACGAAATCATCTCCGTCCGAAGCAATGCCGATGGGCGAACCGATCTTGAAGATCTCAAGGCCAGGCTGCAAAGCGACGTTGCTGCGCTCATGCTGACCAATCCAAATACTATCGGACTGTTTGAGAAAGATATTCTTGCCATTGAGCGCATGGTTCATGAAAACGGCAGCCTGCTCTATATGGACGGCGCCAATATGAATGCGCTGCTCGGCATTACCCGACCTGGCGATATGGGTTTCGATGTTGTTCACTACAACCTGCATAAAACTTTTTCAGCTCCTCACGGTGGCGGCGGACCGGGAAGTGGGCCAATAGGGGTCAGCGCAAGGCTTGCCGGCTATCTTCCTGTACCGGTCATAGAAAAAGAGGAAAGCGCGACAGGCACGAGCTACCGACTCAATTATGATCGTCCGGAAAGTATTGGCAGGATGATCTCCTTCTACGGAAACTTTTCCGTCCTCGTCAGAGCATACACCTATATCCGCATGCTGGGCCCCGAAGGTCTGCGCAGAGTTTCTGAAAACGCCATCATCAACGCCAATTACCTGCTCAGCCTTCTTCTGGAGCGCTACGACCTACCCTATCCAAAATCCGTCATGCATGAATTCTGTCTGTCCGGAGACCGGCAGAAAAAAGCCAACGGAGTCAAAACACTCGATATGGCCAAACGTCTGCTCGACTATGGTTTTCATGCTCCGACAATCTACTTCCCGCTTATTGTCAGCGAAGCGCTGATGATCGAACCAACAGAGACTGAAACAAAAGAAACACTCGAGCGTTTTGCCGAAGCCATGATTGCGATCGCCGATGAAGCGGAAAACAATCCGGCTCTGGTAAAATCGGCTCCCGAAACAACACCGGTCAAACGTCTCGACGAGGCCCAGGCTTCGCGGCAGTTGAATATCTGCTGTTCCCTGTAA
- the pheS gene encoding phenylalanine--tRNA ligase subunit alpha, with protein MENAIRSLQQEISEYELASIKDIEAFRLRYTVRKGLIAGLFGQLKSVLPADKPRMGQLLNQLRQTADDKLAAATAELASAESKTEPKLDLTLPGRRTFIGSEHPVQKVLGEMKGIFSSMGFSIATGPELELDRYNFDLLNFPPDHPARDMQDTFFITRGNANGDVLLRTHTSPVQIRVMLDQKPPIRVICPGKVYRNEAISSRSYCVFHQLEGLYIDKGVSFADLKATIFSFAHQMFGSDVKLRFRPSFFPFTEPSAEVDVSCYLCGGKGCRVCKKSGWLEIMGCGMVHPNVMRNSGIDPEKWSGYAFGMGVDRTVLLRYKIDDIRLLFENDVRMLRQFPA; from the coding sequence ATGGAAAACGCCATTCGCAGTCTGCAGCAGGAAATATCCGAATACGAGCTTGCAAGCATAAAGGACATTGAGGCTTTTCGTCTCAGGTACACCGTTCGAAAAGGGCTTATCGCTGGCCTTTTCGGACAGCTCAAATCGGTCTTGCCCGCCGATAAACCGCGAATGGGCCAGTTACTTAACCAACTGCGCCAGACTGCTGATGACAAGCTTGCCGCCGCAACCGCGGAGCTTGCATCAGCAGAAAGCAAAACAGAACCAAAACTCGATCTGACGCTGCCCGGCAGACGCACGTTCATCGGCAGTGAGCATCCTGTACAAAAAGTACTCGGTGAGATGAAAGGGATTTTTTCGTCTATGGGGTTCAGCATAGCAACCGGTCCCGAACTCGAGCTCGATCGCTATAATTTCGATCTCCTCAACTTTCCCCCGGATCATCCTGCCCGCGATATGCAGGACACCTTTTTCATTACACGGGGAAACGCAAACGGCGATGTTCTCCTGAGAACCCATACCTCCCCTGTTCAGATCCGCGTCATGCTTGACCAGAAACCGCCCATACGGGTTATCTGTCCAGGAAAAGTCTACAGAAACGAAGCAATCAGCTCCCGAAGCTACTGCGTCTTTCATCAGCTTGAAGGACTCTATATCGATAAGGGAGTCTCGTTCGCCGACCTGAAAGCAACCATATTCTCATTTGCGCACCAGATGTTCGGCAGTGACGTAAAGCTGCGCTTCCGCCCGAGCTTTTTCCCCTTTACAGAACCATCGGCAGAAGTAGACGTTTCCTGTTACCTCTGCGGAGGCAAAGGGTGCCGCGTCTGTAAAAAATCAGGATGGCTTGAAATCATGGGCTGCGGCATGGTTCACCCCAACGTCATGCGCAACAGCGGCATTGATCCCGAAAAATGGTCAGGCTATGCTTTCGGCATGGGTGTCGACCGCACCGTGCTCCTGCGCTACAAAATCGACGACATCAGGCTGCTTTTTGAAAACGATGTTCGCATGCTCCGACAATTTCCGGCTTGA
- a CDS encoding glycoside hydrolase family 3 protein: MNKTPIRTIAIAILFLIAAGSISADAFGKSKSKSKPSFSKWQAQSIFSFSDSKTEKTLKQMTLSEKIGQMIIAQTEARSGITTDRATQQLGRLVQEGKVGGIMFMKGDAFSAALLSNYFQSLTARPLLMSADMERGLAMRLSGATEFPPNMALAATKETKFAFEMAKAIAKEARIVGIHQNYAPTVDLNINPANPIINTRSFSDNPALAIAMSNAVIEGLQSNGIAATAKHFPGHGDVTVDSHLSLPVLNADRARLDAYELQPFKAAIDQGIISIMTGHLAVPKLTGTMEPASISKTIVTDLLRKDLGFTGLIITDAMNMKALYNGNNVAEISVKAVQAGNDLLLFSPDPELAHNAILNAVENGVIPRENIDASVRRILQLKHWLEIEHRKLVDLNSVMDNISPSAHRDLAEKITRNSITIAQNANNVIPLKIGSSSGNILSIILQDKSNSETGKHYIDEINRYYPASHLRIDPKSDDQTFAAALELASKAPAVVISSYVQVFSGSGTLKLTLKQQEFIHKLAQSLPAGKPLIFISFGTPYLINAFPEIHAHLCAYAANETSETYAVKALRGELSPTGTLPVSLQRNSR; encoded by the coding sequence ATGAACAAAACACCGATACGCACGATTGCCATCGCCATCCTCTTCCTCATAGCCGCAGGATCGATTTCTGCCGACGCCTTTGGAAAATCAAAGTCGAAATCAAAGCCATCATTCAGCAAATGGCAGGCCCAGTCTATTTTTTCCTTCAGCGACTCGAAAACAGAAAAAACGCTGAAACAAATGACCCTTTCGGAAAAAATCGGTCAGATGATTATTGCCCAGACCGAAGCGCGATCCGGAATTACCACTGACAGAGCAACTCAACAGCTCGGCAGACTGGTACAGGAAGGCAAAGTCGGGGGCATAATGTTTATGAAAGGCGACGCCTTCAGCGCTGCACTGCTCTCTAACTACTTTCAGTCACTGACCGCGCGCCCGCTGCTCATGAGCGCCGATATGGAACGAGGACTTGCCATGAGGCTCAGTGGGGCAACCGAATTCCCCCCCAATATGGCTCTTGCCGCCACAAAAGAGACCAAATTTGCCTTTGAAATGGCAAAAGCTATTGCAAAAGAGGCCCGGATTGTCGGGATACACCAGAACTATGCCCCAACCGTTGACCTGAACATCAATCCGGCCAACCCCATCATCAACACCCGCTCCTTCAGCGACAACCCTGCACTGGCCATTGCCATGTCAAACGCCGTTATCGAAGGTCTCCAATCAAACGGAATTGCCGCAACGGCAAAACACTTTCCGGGTCATGGCGACGTCACCGTTGACAGTCACCTTTCGCTGCCAGTGCTGAATGCCGACAGAGCCCGCCTCGACGCCTATGAACTCCAGCCGTTCAAAGCGGCTATCGACCAGGGAATCATCAGTATCATGACCGGTCATCTTGCCGTACCGAAACTCACCGGCACCATGGAACCGGCATCAATTTCAAAAACCATTGTTACCGATCTTCTTCGCAAAGATCTGGGCTTCACGGGATTGATCATTACCGATGCCATGAACATGAAAGCGCTCTACAACGGAAACAACGTTGCCGAAATATCAGTAAAAGCCGTTCAGGCCGGCAACGACCTGCTTCTGTTCTCCCCCGATCCCGAACTGGCTCACAACGCGATTCTTAATGCCGTCGAAAACGGAGTAATCCCGAGAGAAAATATCGACGCCTCTGTCCGACGAATTCTGCAACTCAAGCATTGGCTGGAAATAGAACACAGAAAACTCGTTGACCTCAATTCCGTTATGGACAACATAAGTCCATCTGCGCACCGCGACCTTGCCGAAAAAATCACCCGGAACTCCATAACGATTGCTCAGAATGCCAATAACGTTATTCCTTTGAAAATCGGATCTTCCTCAGGCAACATCCTGAGCATTATCCTGCAAGACAAATCAAACAGCGAAACCGGCAAACACTATATCGATGAAATCAACCGATACTATCCTGCCTCCCATCTGAGAATAGACCCGAAAAGCGATGACCAGACCTTTGCTGCCGCTCTTGAATTAGCCTCGAAAGCACCGGCAGTTGTTATATCCTCTTACGTACAGGTCTTCTCCGGTTCCGGAACCCTGAAGCTCACCCTGAAACAACAGGAATTCATCCACAAACTCGCACAATCGCTTCCCGCAGGCAAACCGCTGATCTTCATCTCTTTCGGCACGCCCTATCTGATCAATGCCTTTCCTGAAATACATGCCCACCTGTGCGCATACGCAGCAAACGAAACAAGTGAAACCTATGCAGTCAAGGCACTACGGGGAGAGCTTAGCCCAACGGGAACGCTGCCGGTATCGCTGCAGAGAAACAGCCGATAA
- a CDS encoding nucleoside deaminase, producing MHISLPDIILPPHIRDFIESGPQAFASPEERVRFTIELARLNTVEKTGGPFGAAVFESRSGKLVAAGVNVVVTSSCSHAHAEMVAILLAQQKLSTYDLGLSSLPDHELVSSCEPCAMCFGAIIWSGVKKLVFGATGKTAKAAGFDEGPKPRLWIRALEQRGIEVTPRVCCKEAEAILENYAASGGLIYNARKSR from the coding sequence ATGCACATATCTCTTCCTGACATTATTCTCCCTCCACATATACGGGACTTTATCGAATCCGGACCTCAAGCATTCGCTTCTCCAGAAGAGAGAGTGCGTTTTACCATTGAACTTGCCCGCCTGAACACGGTCGAAAAAACCGGTGGACCATTCGGCGCGGCTGTTTTCGAAAGCCGTTCTGGAAAACTTGTTGCCGCAGGAGTTAATGTTGTTGTTACAAGCTCCTGCTCCCATGCACATGCTGAAATGGTCGCAATCCTCCTCGCCCAGCAGAAGCTCTCTACCTACGACCTCGGATTGAGCTCGCTTCCCGATCATGAACTGGTCAGTTCATGCGAACCCTGTGCGATGTGTTTCGGAGCGATCATCTGGTCGGGAGTCAAAAAACTTGTCTTTGGCGCAACCGGTAAAACTGCCAAAGCCGCAGGATTCGATGAGGGACCCAAACCGCGACTATGGATACGCGCATTAGAGCAACGAGGCATCGAGGTTACCCCCAGGGTCTGCTGTAAAGAGGCCGAGGCCATCCTTGAAAACTATGCCGCATCGGGCGGATTGATCTACAATGCCAGAAAATCCCGCTGA
- a CDS encoding HNH endonuclease, with amino-acid sequence MPLKRSKVLVLNSSYAPLSICDAQKAVLMLFCGKAVSVANHPEKVICTISSSFPLPTIVRLTFFVRVPFKKIMLNRKNILRRDNFQCQYCGRTDQPMTIDHIVPRSKGGEDSWENLITACPACNTKKGNRTLAEAEITALKQPTRPNHLLFLQQWIATVYDEWKPYLFMS; translated from the coding sequence ATGCCGTTGAAACGATCAAAAGTTCTTGTCCTGAACAGCAGCTATGCGCCTTTAAGCATATGTGACGCACAGAAAGCAGTCCTGATGCTTTTCTGCGGAAAAGCCGTGTCGGTGGCTAATCATCCCGAAAAAGTCATCTGCACGATTTCCAGCAGCTTTCCCCTGCCAACGATCGTACGGCTCACGTTTTTTGTGCGTGTTCCTTTTAAAAAAATCATGTTGAACCGGAAGAACATTCTACGAAGAGACAATTTTCAATGCCAGTATTGCGGGCGGACAGACCAGCCCATGACGATAGATCACATCGTGCCCCGTTCGAAAGGCGGTGAAGATTCATGGGAGAACCTTATCACCGCCTGCCCTGCCTGCAATACAAAAAAAGGAAACAGAACCCTTGCTGAAGCAGAAATAACCGCACTGAAACAGCCGACCCGTCCTAACCATCTCCTGTTCCTGCAGCAATGGATCGCTACGGTCTATGATGAATGGAAACCTTACCTTTTCATGAGTTGA